In Halorhabdus rudnickae, the following proteins share a genomic window:
- a CDS encoding ABC transporter permease: MTTAERDGREGGQSSAGGYYHLMRAVIYRDLLIWLRYPVNAVLGLVMGVFFFALMFYGGQMIAGQALTDTIEGLIVGYFLWTLSQGAYMGAMSAVQSEASWGTLERHYITPFGFGPVMAAKAVAVVFRTFLTSSVILASMLLISGTGLDVNVLTVVVIAGCGIASVLGIGLAMGGLGVLYKRIGNVTTLLQFAFIGLISAPVFEISWAAFLPLAQSSTMLQQAMTDNVRLWEFEPVALLILFGTAIGYLALGYLGFVLTTRRARRLGVLGDY; encoded by the coding sequence ATGACAACTGCCGAACGTGACGGTCGAGAGGGTGGTCAGTCGTCCGCTGGTGGGTACTATCACCTGATGCGGGCCGTGATCTATCGGGATTTGTTGATCTGGCTCCGATACCCGGTCAATGCTGTTCTCGGGCTCGTGATGGGCGTGTTCTTCTTCGCGCTGATGTTCTACGGCGGGCAGATGATCGCCGGACAGGCCCTGACTGATACGATCGAGGGGCTGATCGTGGGCTATTTCCTCTGGACACTCTCACAAGGTGCCTACATGGGCGCGATGAGTGCCGTCCAGTCCGAAGCGAGTTGGGGAACCCTCGAGCGTCACTATATCACACCCTTTGGCTTCGGCCCGGTGATGGCGGCCAAGGCGGTCGCCGTCGTGTTCCGAACGTTCCTCACGTCGTCGGTGATCCTCGCGTCGATGCTGTTGATATCCGGGACGGGCCTGGATGTGAACGTCCTGACGGTGGTCGTGATCGCCGGGTGTGGGATCGCGTCTGTCCTGGGGATCGGCCTGGCGATGGGCGGGCTAGGCGTGCTGTATAAGCGCATCGGGAACGTTACGACTCTCCTGCAGTTCGCATTCATTGGACTGATCTCGGCCCCGGTGTTCGAAATATCCTGGGCCGCGTTTCTCCCGCTCGCACAATCGAGTACGATGCTCCAGCAAGCGATGACCGATAACGTCCGTCTCTGGGAGTTTGAACCGGTCGCCCTGCTGATTCTGTTCGGCACGGCAATCGGCTACCTCGCGCTTGGCTATCTCGGATTTGTCCTGACGACCCGACGGGCGCGCCGTCTGGGGGTTCTCGGGGACTATTGA
- a CDS encoding NADH-quinone oxidoreductase subunit J encodes MGVLETVTFGLFALTTVGASLGVVLARDVWHSALLLGVALLSVAVHYVMAQAPFVAAMQVLVYVGGVLILITFAVMLTRGSDDDPEMDQRGVRQ; translated from the coding sequence ATGGGAGTACTCGAGACAGTCACGTTTGGGCTTTTTGCGCTGACGACCGTCGGGGCAAGCCTCGGCGTCGTCCTCGCCCGGGACGTCTGGCACTCGGCGCTGTTGCTCGGCGTGGCGCTGCTCAGTGTTGCCGTCCACTACGTCATGGCCCAGGCGCCGTTCGTCGCGGCGATGCAGGTCCTGGTGTACGTCGGCGGCGTCCTCATCCTGATAACCTTCGCCGTCATGTTGACGCGAGGGAGTGATGACGATCCGGAGATGGATCAACGTGGGGTGAGACAGTGA
- the mvaD gene encoding phosphomevalonate decarboxylase MvaD: MKATATAHPIQGLVKYHGIRDPDLRTPYHDSISLCTAPSNSTTTVAFEPDRNEDTYVIDGDRVDGRGAERIRTVVDHVRERAGIDHAVRMESENNFPTNVGFGSSASGFAALATALVEATDLELTHPEISTIARRGSTSAARAVTGGFSDLRAGSNDADCRSERLDVDFEDDVRIVGAVIPAYKETEAAHAEAEDSHMFQGRLAHVHEQLADMRDALGRGDFERTFEIAEHDTLSLAATTMTGPSGWVYWQPESLAVFETVRNLRSDGVPVYFSGDTGASIYINTTAEHVDQVESTISDLGIETRVWRVGGPARVRNADAALF, translated from the coding sequence ATGAAAGCGACAGCGACGGCCCACCCGATCCAGGGACTGGTGAAGTACCACGGGATACGCGATCCCGACCTGCGGACGCCGTATCACGATTCGATCAGTCTCTGTACTGCACCGAGTAACTCCACGACGACCGTCGCCTTCGAACCCGATCGCAACGAGGACACCTACGTCATCGACGGCGACCGCGTCGACGGGCGTGGCGCCGAACGCATCCGGACCGTCGTCGATCACGTCCGCGAGCGGGCCGGGATCGATCACGCCGTCCGGATGGAAAGCGAGAACAATTTCCCGACGAACGTGGGGTTTGGCTCCTCGGCGTCGGGCTTTGCCGCACTGGCGACCGCCCTGGTCGAAGCCACCGACCTTGAGCTCACGCACCCTGAAATTTCGACGATCGCTCGTCGGGGATCGACGTCCGCGGCGCGGGCGGTCACGGGCGGGTTCTCTGATCTCCGAGCGGGCAGCAACGATGCCGACTGTCGCTCGGAACGGCTCGATGTCGACTTCGAGGACGACGTGCGGATCGTCGGCGCAGTGATCCCCGCATACAAGGAGACCGAGGCGGCCCACGCAGAGGCTGAAGACAGCCACATGTTCCAGGGCCGACTCGCTCACGTTCACGAACAGCTCGCGGACATGCGCGACGCGCTCGGCCGCGGCGACTTCGAGCGGACCTTCGAGATCGCCGAGCACGATACGCTCTCGCTGGCGGCGACGACGATGACCGGCCCGAGCGGGTGGGTATACTGGCAGCCCGAGAGTCTGGCGGTCTTCGAAACCGTGCGGAACCTTCGCTCGGACGGCGTCCCGGTCTACTTCTCGGGCGACACCGGCGCGAGTATCTACATCAACACCACAGCCGAGCACGTCGATCAGGTGGAGTCGACAATCAGCGACCTCGGGATCGAGACGCGTGTCTGGCGCGTCGGCGGGCCCGCACGCGTCCGCAATGCCGACGCAGCGCTGTTCTGA
- a CDS encoding NADH-quinone oxidoreductase subunit N: MAVIDLPTWAALAPALVLGATALALFVIDSIEPEPDTTSPALLTGVGLLGALSALGFNVWYLLAGTGQTTPIDLFGGQLLVDGMTLVLGTIVASVLALVVLASYDYIDGEPYQAEYFSLLFLAATGMTLLGSVDSFATAFIALELSSLPSYALVAYLKDNRGSVEGGLKYFLVGALSSAIFAYGISLVYGATGSLQFDAVAGAVDPTALPGILGVGIVMVVGGVAFKTASVPFHFWAPEAYEGAPTPISAFISSASKAAGFVLAFRIFTTAFPLEAVASTIDWLVLFQVLAVATMILGNFAAATQESVKRMLAYSSVGHAGYVLIALAALTPTANADLVLGAGMLHLLVYGFMNTGAFLFVALAEYWDVGRTFEDYAGLATEAPVASVAMTVFLFSLAGLPVGAGFLSKYVLFGAAVGAGLWWLAAVGAIASALSLFYYSRVVKALWVEEPTQEFEIESYPVGLYVAIVVAAVVTVLLLPAFGLASDQAIAAAGALV, encoded by the coding sequence ATGGCTGTGATCGATCTCCCGACCTGGGCCGCGCTGGCACCCGCTCTCGTGTTGGGGGCGACGGCGCTGGCTCTGTTCGTGATCGACAGTATCGAACCGGAACCCGACACGACGAGTCCGGCGTTGCTGACCGGCGTCGGCCTGCTCGGGGCGCTTTCCGCCCTCGGGTTCAACGTCTGGTACCTGCTTGCGGGAACGGGTCAGACTACGCCGATCGACCTGTTTGGCGGCCAGTTGCTGGTCGACGGCATGACGCTGGTGCTCGGGACGATTGTCGCCAGCGTCCTCGCCTTGGTCGTGCTCGCGAGCTACGACTACATCGACGGCGAGCCCTACCAGGCGGAGTACTTCTCGTTGCTCTTCCTTGCGGCGACCGGCATGACGCTGCTTGGCTCGGTCGATAGCTTCGCGACGGCCTTCATCGCGCTGGAGCTGTCGAGTCTGCCCTCCTACGCGTTGGTCGCCTACCTCAAGGACAACCGCGGCAGCGTCGAGGGCGGACTGAAGTACTTCCTCGTCGGGGCGCTCTCGTCAGCGATCTTCGCCTACGGGATCAGTCTGGTATACGGCGCGACCGGGTCACTGCAGTTCGACGCCGTCGCAGGCGCGGTCGATCCGACCGCACTGCCGGGGATTCTCGGCGTCGGAATCGTGATGGTCGTCGGTGGCGTCGCGTTCAAGACCGCCAGCGTCCCGTTCCACTTCTGGGCGCCCGAGGCCTACGAGGGCGCGCCGACGCCCATCTCGGCGTTCATCTCCTCGGCGTCGAAGGCCGCCGGATTCGTCCTGGCCTTCCGGATCTTCACGACTGCGTTCCCGCTGGAGGCCGTCGCGAGTACCATCGACTGGCTCGTCCTATTCCAGGTGCTTGCGGTCGCCACGATGATCCTGGGTAACTTCGCGGCCGCCACCCAGGAGTCGGTCAAGCGCATGCTCGCCTACTCGTCGGTCGGCCACGCCGGGTACGTCCTGATCGCGCTGGCGGCACTGACGCCGACGGCCAACGCCGACCTCGTGCTCGGGGCTGGCATGCTACACCTGCTGGTCTACGGCTTCATGAACACCGGCGCGTTCCTGTTCGTCGCCCTGGCGGAGTACTGGGACGTCGGCCGAACGTTCGAGGACTACGCCGGACTGGCCACGGAAGCACCGGTCGCCTCGGTGGCGATGACGGTGTTCCTGTTCAGCCTCGCCGGCCTGCCCGTCGGGGCAGGCTTCCTCTCGAAGTACGTCCTCTTTGGCGCCGCGGTCGGGGCCGGCCTGTGGTGGCTGGCCGCGGTCGGGGCGATCGCCAGCGCCCTCTCGCTGTTCTACTACTCGCGGGTCGTCAAGGCGCTGTGGGTCGAGGAACCGACCCAGGAGTTCGAGATCGAGTCCTATCCTGTCGGGCTCTATGTGGCCATCGTCGTCGCGGCGGTCGTCACGGTCCTATTGCTTCCGGCCTTCGGGCTCGCAAGCGACCAAGCGATCGCCGCTGCGGGCGCGCTGGTGTAG
- a CDS encoding complex I subunit 4 family protein, with protein sequence MLLEALLASVLVGSGIVALAPNRYAGKLAALLSLVPLLGSLYLWSAFDGVANALLSGGEPAFETTMGWIDLAGYQLQWHVGLDGVSMPLVILTTILTTAAIVSAWTPIDERQSQFYALVLLLEAGLLGVFGALDFFLWFVFWEVVLVPMYFLIAIWGGPRRKYAAIKFFVYTNVASLAMFIGFIALVFGLGDSVTTLGLPEIAQALNAGALGEFAGLGPGALKGAAFIAMFAGFAVKVPMVPFHTWLPDAHVEAPTPVSVLLAGVLLKMGTYALLRFNFTMLPEVAKANAEIIAIFAVVSVIYGALLALAQRDLKRIVAYSSISSMGYVLLGLIAYTVHGLGGATFQMVSHGFISGLMFMVVGVIYNQTHTRMVGDMSGLADRMPVAAGIFVAAAFGYMGLPLMSGFAAEVLIFLGAFPSTVLPGAPIFTALAMFGIVIVAGYLLLAMQRTLFGPFSLETDYELGRAPVHDVAPLVVLLACVIALGVAPDLFYGMIQDAIGPILELGGGV encoded by the coding sequence ATGCTACTGGAAGCACTCCTCGCAAGTGTTCTGGTCGGTTCCGGGATCGTCGCGCTAGCGCCGAATCGCTACGCCGGGAAACTCGCCGCTCTCCTCAGTCTCGTGCCACTCCTTGGGAGTCTCTACCTGTGGTCGGCCTTCGACGGGGTCGCCAATGCGTTGCTCTCGGGTGGCGAACCAGCCTTCGAGACCACGATGGGATGGATCGATCTGGCGGGCTATCAGCTACAGTGGCACGTCGGCCTGGACGGCGTGAGCATGCCGCTGGTAATCCTGACGACGATTCTGACCACGGCGGCGATCGTCTCGGCCTGGACGCCGATCGACGAGCGTCAGTCGCAGTTTTACGCACTCGTGCTCTTGCTCGAGGCGGGACTGCTCGGCGTGTTCGGGGCGCTTGACTTCTTCCTGTGGTTCGTCTTCTGGGAAGTCGTCCTCGTCCCGATGTACTTCCTGATCGCCATCTGGGGCGGTCCGCGCCGGAAGTACGCCGCGATCAAGTTCTTCGTCTACACCAACGTCGCCAGCCTGGCGATGTTCATCGGCTTCATCGCGCTGGTCTTCGGGCTGGGCGATAGCGTCACGACGCTGGGCCTCCCGGAGATCGCCCAGGCACTCAACGCCGGTGCACTCGGCGAGTTCGCGGGTCTCGGGCCGGGCGCGTTGAAGGGCGCGGCCTTCATCGCCATGTTCGCCGGTTTCGCAGTGAAGGTCCCGATGGTGCCGTTTCACACCTGGCTGCCGGACGCCCACGTCGAGGCGCCGACGCCGGTGTCGGTCCTGTTGGCGGGGGTCCTCCTGAAGATGGGGACCTACGCACTGCTGCGATTCAACTTCACCATGCTGCCAGAGGTCGCGAAAGCCAACGCAGAGATCATCGCGATCTTCGCGGTGGTGAGCGTGATTTACGGCGCGCTGCTCGCGCTGGCCCAGCGCGATCTCAAGCGGATCGTCGCGTACTCCTCGATCTCGTCGATGGGGTACGTCCTGCTGGGATTGATCGCCTACACCGTCCACGGGCTGGGCGGGGCGACCTTCCAGATGGTCAGCCACGGGTTCATCTCGGGGCTGATGTTCATGGTCGTCGGCGTGATCTACAACCAGACCCACACGCGGATGGTCGGGGACATGTCCGGACTCGCGGATCGAATGCCCGTGGCGGCCGGTATCTTCGTCGCCGCCGCGTTCGGGTACATGGGCCTGCCCCTCATGAGCGGGTTCGCCGCCGAGGTGCTGATCTTCCTCGGGGCGTTCCCCTCGACGGTGCTGCCGGGTGCGCCGATCTTCACCGCTCTCGCGATGTTCGGGATCGTGATCGTGGCGGGCTACCTGCTTCTCGCGATGCAGCGGACGCTGTTCGGACCGTTCTCCCTGGAGACCGACTATGAACTCGGGCGGGCGCCCGTCCACGACGTGGCGCCGCTCGTGGTCCTGTTGGCCTGCGTGATCGCCCTGGGGGTCGCTCCTGACCTCTTCTACGGGATGATCCAAGACGCGATTGGTCCGATCCTCGAACTCGGAGGTGGTGTCTAA
- the nuoK gene encoding NADH-quinone oxidoreductase subunit NuoK, whose translation MVGILGYLLLSAAVFAIGVFGILTRKNALMFLMSVELMLNAANINFVAFSLHYGNLTGQVFALFVMALAAAEVAIGLGIILVLDRNFGGIDVTVPTTMRR comes from the coding sequence ATGGTCGGCATCCTCGGCTATCTCCTGCTGTCGGCGGCCGTTTTCGCCATCGGTGTCTTTGGCATCTTGACCCGCAAGAACGCCCTCATGTTCTTGATGTCGGTCGAACTGATGCTCAACGCCGCGAACATCAACTTCGTCGCGTTCTCGTTGCATTACGGCAATCTCACCGGACAGGTCTTTGCCCTGTTCGTGATGGCACTGGCAGCCGCCGAGGTGGCGATCGGATTGGGGATCATCCTTGTCTTGGACCGGAACTTCGGTGGCATCGACGTGACGGTGCCGACGACGATGCGGAGGTAA
- a CDS encoding ABC transporter ATP-binding protein, with protein MTGPPQQASQHSSRDRRSGSRPTQQPRSDAETPALSVQGLSKSFGSGADAVTAVEDVSFTVESGDVVGLLGPNGAGKTTTIKSILGLVRPDAGAVRVNGIDVDEHPRRAYEHVDAMLEGARNDYWRLTVRENLRYFAAIRGHDPNALTERHTELLDALEIASKADTQVRDLSRGMKQKVSLASVLASDVSVAFLDEPTLGLDVESSMTIRQELVRLAGEHDLTLLVSSHDMDVIEAVCDRVIIMNGGRVIVDDTVPNLLDGFETTGYRIRLRHIEDSLVEALRSEFDLTSVEQRGDQVTFEVAADSDRFYRLMERLQANDVVLAGVETVQPDLDDVFLEITSDDDGTSSSPPAVDRGPNP; from the coding sequence ATGACTGGTCCCCCACAACAAGCGAGCCAGCACTCCTCTCGGGATCGTCGCTCCGGTAGTCGACCGACCCAACAGCCCCGGAGCGATGCCGAAACGCCGGCCCTTTCGGTCCAGGGACTCTCGAAGTCCTTCGGGAGCGGCGCGGACGCGGTTACCGCAGTCGAGGACGTCTCGTTCACCGTCGAGTCCGGAGACGTAGTCGGGTTGCTCGGTCCGAACGGTGCCGGGAAGACGACGACGATCAAGTCGATTTTGGGGCTCGTTCGACCTGACGCTGGTGCTGTTCGAGTCAACGGGATCGACGTCGACGAGCATCCGCGGCGTGCCTACGAGCACGTCGATGCGATGCTAGAGGGGGCACGTAACGACTACTGGCGACTCACCGTCCGTGAGAACCTTCGATACTTTGCCGCCATTCGTGGCCACGATCCAAATGCCTTGACGGAGCGCCACACCGAGCTGCTGGACGCCTTGGAGATCGCATCGAAAGCAGATACACAGGTCAGGGATCTCTCCCGGGGCATGAAACAGAAGGTTTCGCTGGCGAGTGTCCTCGCTAGTGACGTCTCGGTTGCGTTTCTCGACGAGCCGACGCTTGGGTTAGATGTCGAGAGTTCCATGACGATTCGGCAGGAACTGGTCCGTCTCGCTGGGGAACACGACCTGACGCTACTGGTTTCAAGCCACGATATGGACGTTATCGAGGCGGTCTGTGATCGTGTGATCATCATGAACGGGGGGCGCGTCATCGTCGACGATACAGTCCCGAACTTGCTCGATGGCTTCGAAACCACAGGGTATCGGATCAGGCTTCGTCATATCGAGGATTCACTGGTCGAGGCGCTCCGCTCGGAGTTCGACCTCACGAGCGTCGAACAGCGGGGCGATCAGGTTACTTTCGAAGTCGCGGCGGACTCGGATCGGTTCTATCGGCTGATGGAACGATTGCAGGCAAATGACGTGGTACTCGCTGGCGTCGAAACGGTGCAGCCCGACCTCGATGACGTCTTCCTCGAGATCACGAGCGACGATGACGGGACGAGTTCGTCGCCACCTGCCGTCGATCGGGGGCCCAATCCATGA
- the nuoL gene encoding NADH-quinone oxidoreductase subunit L, giving the protein MTGAFDLAPAIALLPLAAFVVALFGGNYLPKRGALAGITALAGSLVLSIWALVTVAGGETYHADLYTFVTGQDTLSLHLGILIDPLSALMLVIVSLIALLVFVFSLGYMNDEGETGLPRYYAELGLFSFSMLAFVFADNLLMAFMFFELVGLCSYLLIGFWFREEGPSSAAKKAFLVTRFGDYFFLVGTVGIFATFGTGLFAGAESFPHMAEQALAGEHSVTTYFGLGEQAWFTVLGLLVLGGVIGKSAQFPLHTWLPDAMEGPTPVSALIHAATMVAAGVYLVARMYGFYLLSPTALGVIALVGGFTALFAASMALVKQELKQVLAYSTISQYGYMMLALGGGGYVAAVFHLTTHAIFKALLFLGAGAVIIAMHHNENMWDMGGLKDRMPVTYYAFLSGSLALAGIFPFAGFWSKDEVLYETLIHGLGGSPLLLAGYAMGLLAVAFTGFYTFRMVFLTFHGEPRTETAEDPHGVRWNVKLPLAVLGILAAVAGVINLAPVEKVTGIHLTFLHDWLDMAPDSFGTSVHHYGDLLHHYAGYTATNPLGETGTVLAGAAVSLGLALLGAGIAYRLYAVPDPEEHTDKLGSLKTLLMNNYYQDEYQVWLARDVTLPLSRAADTFDQSVIDGIVDAVSSVSLFGGERIRRIQTGLVTHYATLITLSLVALLVAFGLLEGWF; this is encoded by the coding sequence ATGACAGGAGCATTCGATCTCGCGCCGGCGATCGCACTGTTACCGCTTGCAGCGTTCGTGGTTGCGCTGTTTGGCGGGAACTACCTCCCGAAACGTGGCGCCCTGGCCGGCATCACCGCCCTGGCCGGCTCGCTCGTTCTCTCGATTTGGGCGCTGGTGACCGTCGCGGGTGGGGAGACGTATCACGCCGATCTCTATACCTTCGTCACGGGACAGGACACACTCTCGCTACATCTGGGCATTCTCATCGACCCGCTGTCAGCGTTGATGCTCGTGATCGTCTCGCTGATCGCCCTGCTGGTCTTTGTCTTCTCGCTGGGGTACATGAACGACGAGGGCGAGACCGGGCTCCCGCGGTACTACGCCGAACTCGGCCTGTTCTCCTTTAGCATGCTCGCGTTCGTCTTCGCGGACAACCTCCTGATGGCGTTCATGTTCTTCGAGCTGGTCGGTCTCTGTTCGTATCTGCTGATCGGCTTCTGGTTCCGCGAGGAAGGGCCATCCTCCGCGGCGAAGAAAGCCTTCCTCGTCACCCGTTTCGGGGACTACTTCTTCCTCGTCGGGACTGTCGGGATCTTCGCGACCTTCGGTACCGGCCTCTTCGCCGGGGCCGAGAGCTTCCCGCACATGGCCGAGCAAGCCCTGGCAGGCGAGCACAGCGTGACGACGTACTTCGGCCTGGGTGAACAGGCCTGGTTCACGGTGCTCGGATTGCTCGTGTTGGGCGGCGTGATCGGCAAGTCCGCCCAGTTCCCCTTACACACGTGGCTGCCCGACGCGATGGAAGGTCCGACCCCCGTCTCGGCGCTCATCCACGCCGCGACGATGGTCGCCGCCGGGGTTTACCTCGTCGCGCGGATGTACGGCTTCTACCTGCTCAGCCCAACGGCGCTGGGCGTGATCGCGCTGGTCGGCGGCTTCACCGCGCTGTTTGCGGCGTCGATGGCGCTGGTCAAACAGGAACTCAAGCAGGTGCTGGCGTACTCGACGATCAGCCAGTACGGCTACATGATGCTCGCGCTGGGTGGCGGCGGATACGTCGCTGCGGTCTTCCACCTCACGACACACGCGATCTTCAAGGCCCTGCTGTTCCTGGGGGCCGGTGCAGTCATCATCGCCATGCATCACAACGAGAACATGTGGGACATGGGTGGGCTGAAAGACCGGATGCCCGTCACCTACTATGCGTTCCTCTCGGGCTCGCTCGCGCTGGCGGGCATCTTCCCCTTCGCCGGCTTCTGGTCGAAAGACGAGGTGCTCTACGAGACCCTGATCCACGGGCTGGGCGGCTCGCCGCTGTTGCTCGCTGGCTACGCGATGGGTCTGCTCGCCGTCGCCTTCACCGGCTTCTACACCTTCCGGATGGTCTTTCTCACCTTCCACGGTGAACCCCGGACCGAAACCGCCGAGGACCCCCACGGCGTCCGCTGGAACGTCAAGCTCCCGCTCGCTGTGCTTGGAATCCTGGCGGCTGTCGCGGGCGTGATCAACCTCGCACCGGTCGAGAAGGTCACGGGCATCCACCTGACGTTCCTGCACGACTGGCTGGACATGGCCCCCGATTCGTTCGGAACGTCCGTCCACCACTACGGAGACCTCCTCCATCACTACGCGGGCTACACGGCCACGAATCCCCTGGGAGAAACCGGAACTGTCCTCGCGGGCGCCGCGGTCTCGCTCGGATTGGCCTTGCTCGGCGCCGGGATCGCTTACCGTCTGTACGCCGTCCCGGACCCCGAGGAACACACGGACAAACTCGGCTCGCTGAAGACGTTGCTCATGAACAACTACTACCAGGACGAGTATCAGGTCTGGCTCGCACGTGACGTGACGCTCCCGCTTTCGCGGGCGGCGGACACGTTCGATCAGAGCGTTATCGACGGCATCGTCGACGCGGTCAGCAGCGTGAGTCTCTTCGGCGGCGAACGCATCCGCCGGATCCAGACGGGGCTCGTGACTCACTACGCGACGCTGATCACCCTCTCGCTGGTCGCGTTGCTGGTCGCCTTCGGACTCCTCGAGGGGTGGTTCTGA